The DNA sequence ACGAATCTAAGCCATTATGACATGATTTATTTTTTTCTTAAGAGTGCTAGAGATAACATCATCCGCGGAGATGAAAAAGGAATACAACTGCTTCTCAGAAAATCCGGGGACTTGCTGTAGCAAACGCGGGCCTACGATGAGCAATATATTTTTTCCCTAAAATTAAATTGCATCATTACAGGCAGTATCTGCTGTCTTTACGCCATTCAGGGAAATGCTCCCTATGAACGGATGATGTCTCTGCTGGAGTGTTTTATTGTCAAGATAAATAAACAGAGTTCACCTGAAGAAATTATTATTCAAATGGTAGAAATCTCTAAAGTGTTTACACACGCCGTTTCTGTCTTAACCTGTAAGGAATTTTCGATCCATATAAACCGGGCCTTACAGTATATCAAACGTTATTATGCTGAAAAGATTACTTTAAATCAGCTGGCCAGGTATCTTAGCTTAAGCCCTTCATATCTTTCCAGTCAAATAAACAAAGAAACACACTTAACACTTGCAGGCAATATTAATAAAATCCGGATTGAGCAAAGCAAGGATCTTTTGCTGAATTCCAATAAGCCCATTAAGGAGATTGCTGATGCGGTGGGATATAACTATCAAAACCATTTTAATTCTATTTTTAAAGGCATAGTTGGGATGACCCCGCTAGAATTTCGAAAAAAGGGTTCTTAAGATAAATTAAAACATAGATAAATTAAAACATCCGGCACATTGCTAAATGCCCGGACGTTTTTTAGTCTCTATTATTAAAATTCTGGGAACAAGTCTTTTATTTATCCAGGTGTTATTTAATCTCCAATAGATTTCTTTAAGTTTCTTGCTTCGTGGCGTATACGCGGGCACACCTAACGGCTTACAATGTCAAATTGTCAAGGTGTAGGTGTTGTTTGACCATAGGTCAAAATTTAGAGCGAATAAAGAAGTGCATTGCAAATGGCTGCAGCAACATTGCTTCCGCCTTTTCGGCCTCTGGCTACGATGTAGGGAACGCCGGAAAGCATGATCAGCTCTTTAGACTGCACAACGTTGACAAAGCCGACGGGAACTCCAATCACCAGCACCGGCTTAATCTGTCCTGACCGAATAAGCTGGTCCAGTCTGATCAGTGCCGTAGGTGCATTTCCGACGGCGATGATCAACGGTTCCGGAATGGTACTGGCCTTCTCCATGCAAACAGCCGCGCGTGTGCTACCCTTTTC is a window from the Dehalobacter sp. DCA genome containing:
- a CDS encoding helix-turn-helix domain-containing protein; this encodes MMSLLECFIVKINKQSSPEEIIIQMVEISKVFTHAVSVLTCKEFSIHINRALQYIKRYYAEKITLNQLARYLSLSPSYLSSQINKETHLTLAGNINKIRIEQSKDLLLNSNKPIKEIADAVGYNYQNHFNSIFKGIVGMTPLEFRKKGS